A single genomic interval of Polaribacter vadi harbors:
- a CDS encoding DinB family protein → MIIAIEKNLQKGVQLLNSISDETYADASLGPYYASIGCHVRHILDVYSCILNGFASKKIDLTARERNLNVELQASLGIDYFNSVIDQLKNLLNNNDLSELLEVTDDLGLGNETAIYTLGSILMQAQSHTTHHYASIGYLIYQLKIALPAKDFGFNPSTIKKTKD, encoded by the coding sequence ATGATTATTGCAATCGAAAAAAACTTGCAAAAAGGAGTACAACTTTTAAATTCAATTTCAGATGAAACGTATGCAGATGCTTCTTTAGGACCTTATTATGCAAGTATTGGTTGCCATGTTCGTCATATTTTAGATGTTTATTCTTGTATTTTAAATGGTTTTGCATCAAAAAAAATCGATTTAACAGCAAGAGAGCGAAATTTAAATGTGGAGCTACAAGCAAGTTTGGGGATCGATTACTTTAATTCAGTAATCGATCAACTTAAAAATTTACTTAATAATAACGATTTATCTGAATTATTAGAAGTAACAGACGATTTAGGTTTAGGAAACGAAACTGCAATATATACTTTAGGCAGTATTTTAATGCAAGCGCAAAGCCACACAACACATCATTATGCAAGTATTGGCTATTTAATTTATCAATTAAAAATAGCATTACCAGCAAAAGATTTTGGTTTTAACCCCTCAACTATAAAGAAAACAAAAGATTAA